TGTAAAAGGCCATTTGAGTTAGTTTCGTATTTgtgataagattataaaataaagctGTAATTACTTAAAAATTGTATGGATATTTATGCTCTTTAACAatcttctttaaatttgaaagtgCGTTATGAATTATTCGAACAAATACGTTTGAGAAAAATtatcacaataatatttttcttaaaacccattttttagcttttttatatttaaaagtattttaatatataacaactaatgaaatataattttatcattaaagagtttttaagattattcaaacattttttaccATCTCAACGCAACCCCAAATAGTCTTTAGAGCCCAGAGGAGTGACTTCGTTCTAATTGCCCCGACCTGGCACCTCTCcgaagtttctttttcttttcctttctttgtaatcaaattgtcaaatttaaaaaaaaaaaaaaaaattgttaaagtTTTGGAGACAAATTTTGAGTCCGAAATTTAAACAATAGGCAGGTTTGGGGATGGAACaagacataaaattctcatctcatctcatcttattattacacattttttaaattctcatacaaaatataataaataattcaactttttcaaatctcaattcacttttttcaaattataatacaataataatattaaaacataatattttaaactctcaaacaaaacacaaaattctcatctcaccccccaaacctaCCCAGGCTTCCTTTAGATCATCAGCtaatatcaattcatctcaactcatcattataatttttttaaattctaacacaaaatataataaataattcaacttttttaaatctcaaaataataataataatattaaaaaataatattctaacaatattttatcatctcaactcacttcaacatctaaacgcagcctaaaGGGACTTAATGCAAAGTATTAAATatactttatattattattattattattattattattattattattacaatttgaTAGATCatattaaactatattaatGTAAAATTAATTCTCGCGCGTAAGATTTTTACGTGGACGAAACATTTATTATTTCCAAATGAGTACTGTATGTCTGGagtctttttttaaatcttgaaattaGACCACATATTCCGTCATGGCTTGTTCTtccactcttttctttttataagctgTTTTTCCTCACTCCTTAAATCTAAAGTACGATCGATGCTTTTAACATGATTGAACATAGTTTACATCAAGTGAATGTATACAAATCTGAAATCTTCAACAaaaagttttcatattttaatatattaatctcaagaaaaaattgGCTCTACTTTTAATTCATACGGCTAAATCAACTATgaatgattttgtttgttttatctaaacaatttatttttttatcagcaatttaaatttaatgagtagtcaaacatataaaatatttaattaaatggaggagaatataaaattaaaattcaatctCAAGACCTTTGACTGTGATACCATatgaaatcatcatttatttatttcaaaaatttaaatttataagaaGAGGccgtaaattttattatttattttatattttataaataaagataaaaataagttgaaaaaagacaaacaaataaaatagctCGCTAGGTTCTGCAATACTTAATAATGTTCGAAAAATGGATCAAGACAACATTATAATTAACACTTAAATCATGTGTTAGTCTCGATCTAGcctaaaataaaaactttgagTGGATAATTGCTTTTTAGATTCGAAGTGCGACTACTATGTCGCCTCATGTTGATTGCTAGACGTACTGTTTAGTgtaaagtttgtttttttttttatttttttttcttttcatatttttttaatatatttaaatttttaaaaaaatatattaatatatttaaaattatttctttaattattaaataaaaataataattaataaagtgaacAAATTGGAAAGGTAAAGTAACTTTTCCTTAGATCGAAGTAGCTATCCAAGAACTGtgatattttgttttgactTCCTAGCACAGATGACAGTCAAACAAGACTGCTCTCTTTATATGATCTCAGCCCACAACTTTGATCACTCCCACTATCGTACGTCTGTATGCACAGTGAACGAGCTTTGGAAGAAGATATGGCAGTTGGGTCAGCCAAAACAAGCGAAGGCGGGCAATATAATGGCAAGATGACCCCCTTTGTCGTCCTTTCTTGCATGATTGCTGCCATGGGGGGCCTTATCTTTGGCTACGATATTGGAGTTTCAGGTACCTTCTTACTAAATTTCTCACTTAAATATCCATGCTATTATTCTCCTATTTATCAggtaagattttaaaaaatatcaatgctATTATTCTCCTATTTATAACAAATTACATATGGTTGAAGATTATAATTTGTATGCTGTGTATATCTTCTAGTGAACTATATATGGTATACGTACAAGTTTTGGTCAGGTTTATCTGGACGGATATCCGTCAGTTTTTCAAAATTCGGATACGGATTTGGGTGTTATAAGGTTCCTGGATCCGTATCCAGGTCTACAGCCCTAGTAGGCTAGTATCACGAGGATCTTCTCTAGTGATATCTCAACTTCAAATATGCCCGCACTAATTATTAATTGCTAATTTCGAGCACCATCAAACTTTTGCCAAATAAACTGCGCACCTATGAAGGTGGAGTGACATCTATGGAGCCTTTTCACGAGAAGTTCTTCAGAGATGTGTACACTAAGATGAGAGAAGACATAGTAATTAATTACTCATGCGGACATAGTAATCAATCAAAAGTAATGAACTTGAGTTTTTACCACTATCTATCCTAATAGTGGCCATGGTAGGGCGTCCCTGCATTTGCCCCAGCTTCGAGAGCATGTCTAGCTccttttaaatctaaaaaaattctGCTTATCATTTTCATACCACATACcacacaaaattttttatttttttattttattatcttatcaaatatgtgatatatagatgatgaatagaataacttaattagtttaaagataaataaaacaaaaacgaaaattaaaataaatatgatatatagtgTGTAGGTTAATAAGtagcaaaattatatacttCTATAAGGGGTTGATATGATCAAGTACAAGTAGACCTTTTATtcttagaaaaaacaaaacaaaatgctGCGAAAAGAaatccaacatatatatatatatatgtatgaaataTTCTACTCATCGTTCTTACACCACACCTCATACATAATTTGGCAACCACTGTAGGGTAAATTAAAGCACAATACCATTAACTGATCTGCTCCGCACCATTCATTTTGACGGCGCACGTACATGCGTGAAATATATAGTTCTTTTATGTTTTCgtagtacatataatattaatccaTGAAGAATAATACTGTTTGGTCATCTGAAATTTACATGAGTCTGGATCTTGACTTGGCACCGCTATATAATAtcacgtgatttattaaaaaagttaaaaatataaatacaaaaaggaTAGATCAGAAATCTAAAGTTTTTATCTGAGCGGTAAATTTTAAATATCCGAATAGCAATATTAAtactcataaataaataattgatggcacggaattaataatatatagatatatcaaATTACAgcagggatatatatatatatatatatatatatattaactatattaTGATCATATATACGAGTGACTTGATCATGATCTACTGATCATTCTAGATGGCAGATATTTATTCATGTAAAATATctcttatatattaatttttcagtaGAAGCAGCTTTGATACGTTATAAAAGTTAATCTATTTTGatcagaatggagaagattAATATACGAAGCTTGAGAAGCATTGCCAAGATAATGGGGACAATCTTCTGCGTTATTGGATCCATTTCCATGGCATTGCTTAAAGGACCAAAGCTATTTATAAACATGAAGGAATTGCTACCATCAAAATCCAGCATGGTCACGGGTGGAGATCATAATTATAATTGGCTGCTGGGTTGTTTATCTCTCTTAGGAAGCTGTTGTTTCTAGTCATTCTGGGTAATTATGCAGGTATATACTTCCTGATCAAATTCATGACTTGCATCATTTAGTTGCTCATGTTCACCACTAGATCGCGAATCCTGTTTAAATTTTCGAGCAGGTCCCAATTTCAGCAAGCGTTCCTGACCATATATATTCATCTACTTGGATGCTTTTCTTGGCGATGCTACAAGCAGCAATGGTTACATTAGTCTTAGAGCATGAACCAGAAGCATGGTATCTGCATTCATTTGTTGAATTGGGATGTTGTTTATTTGGAGTAAGTAGTTGCATGGGTtagtttttttcataattaccTTTTGTTTTTCCCCCGTCTTCTTTTGACTATGATCGTCATTTCTTGCTATTACATATATAGTACGTACATGattgtatttaagaaaaataattgtcCTTTAGATGTCTCAAAATTTATTGCATCTTTCATGTGGATATATAGGGAATTGGATCTGCGGTTACCTTCTTTGTTCAGGCCTGGTGCATATCACAAAGAGGTCCGCTCTTCTCTGCAATGTTTTTCCCTCTATGCACAGTTATGACAACCGTTTTAGCTTATATGTTTCTGCATGAGGAGTTGTATACCGGAAGGTATTGTCTTGCCGATCCTAATTTGGACTCTCTAATTtgtaaaactatatatatatatagttcttattatctttaattcGTTTGTCAATGAGGAAAATTACAATTCTCGCCGGCCACGTTTTCTTTGGTACTGTTCTTCTGATCCCGGCTAGCTAGCTGTTTAATTTGTTGGCTAATGCGTTCAAATAATTGCCttggttaattaatttcataGCCTGCTAGGTGCTTTTGCCGTGATCATCGGTTTGTACGTTGTTCTTTGGGGTTAAGCCGAAGGCCTTCAAGATCAGATCAAAGAAGAGACAGTTCCAAAGCTGCAACATGATGAAGCTTCGGGGAAGATCATAAGTAGTACAGTACTTGATGTGGAAGAGCCATTATTACTGTCTTGAAAATCAAGTGATCATGTCAatgtaacaaaatatatatatatgaatcccatatgaattataaaattccCTTCCTTCGCTTTTCATGTTACAAGGCATACCCCTTATATTCGGAGTACTCAAAACTATTATATAtgctattactatatatattgaagtcttaaaatctgtttttacgaaattcattcattattcccggcaaaaaattaatatcgaATTTTAACTTAAATCATGATCATGTACTGCTGTAAACCCCTCTTTTAGACTCTCCAATAAAAACATGACACcttaattttcaattgaatCATAAAATACACACTCTCTTTTTTGCCGAGAAAAAGGGTAGGAGAAGGAGACCGATCGAAGACCCTACCCGTTGGGAATCGGCCAAGAGGAGCCTAGACGGAAAGCTGCAGATAGTCTCTCTCAAGTTGGGTTTGAGTCATATCTTAAACCCTAATTCCACTAAGAAATTCAATAAATTCTTAGACAACTAGTTAATACTAATAAAGTCTAATTATGTGAATCTATATTAAATTCAAACCACATCTAAAAACACTTAGAGCAACCATAGACCATTGAGCCACACACTCCCTAGATTACAAacactaaaaattaaaacaattaacatcattttagaattttagtaATAATTCCATGTggtctagtttttttttaaatgtctaaTTATTAGGTGGCGCGCAGCCTGTCATTGGAGGGTTCAGCAGCATGtgctctcttattttctcttctcatGTGAACTTGATCATCAAGTTTCAAAGCCACCATATCATCGTCCCATAGgtcatatctttttttttttttttaaatattttattaatattataataattgtaATGGGATTTTAATCGGTTCACCTGAGATTTTTTACTAcaagtattatttatttgtaagaCCCATTGTTCATGGTAGGTATAGGTAGGATCTGTTCAACTTTGATCACTTGGAAAGTTGGAGGAGTATATCACTTCGTCCACGAAATTGATCATTTGGTATGATCAGCCCACCCCACGAAAATGATGCATAATACATGATATCGCACGCCACAAATCATTTATCCAAAAAcacgaagaagaaaaagaaaaacacaaaagtaGTCAGCTTAAGCATGAGAACATGAAAAGCCCAGTGCTTCAGTGAGAAACACGTTTCCATGATTGCCATCAAGGAAGTTGATTGAGGATAAGCAGATTGGCATATACAcaatctcattttttataatattttattagtttaatattatttaaaaattattttacaattatatatgcCATTTCAttaagaattattttaattttacatgatTATCCTCCATTTGAAATAACTGTACTAAAACCTTGTATTCCAATATTATCCATCAACCACTAGAAGTAGATGAACTGATCATGTTTTTTAAAATAGCAAATTCAATAATTGGTGAATAAATTTGCAATAATACAGTAAAATAAGGATAAGATGATAAGTATActatataacaaataatatttttcgtttatattcttactttttgGTATTGcgattattaaattttttacaccATATCAGTTCAATAAGACTCAGATCATTTGCATTCGATCCCACATGCAGAAGCGTCCAAAAGAACGATGAGACAGTAATTATAGAGATTCCTCACCAACAACCACCATGTTATAGTGGAATGAGAAATGTGGGACCAAAGCAGCAAGTGATCCCAGCGGTGAAATCTTCGCTAGGTTAGCCAGACTTGATAATCTTTTCCAAGGAAAACGTCATAATTCAGAACTAGCATCCAGATCATGACCAAGATGAACGAACATCTTTACCTCCACCAATACAAGGATTTGGAGCGTAACAACGGCAAATTATAGAAATCATGGTGACTTTTTTGCTGTAAATAAACATTTGTGCAAGATGCATATGCGTTTATGATCACGATGCAACCAACACAACTTCACACCcagcaccttttttttttttctttttttctttttttttttttaattttcaaaacaaggATACGCAAgttttaaaaagagagaaaatttaaCAGCAAAACTCATAGGGCACGTCCTCTGCAGTCAAGTAACCGTTGGAGTTGAGAAGCAATGTTTTACTACAGTACTGATGCACAAGACCGATGGCAATCAAACTAGCAGCAGATAAAACATCGTGTCATAACCAACTAAAAGTCATAAACAACAGTGATCATACTGACAACAGATCAAATACGGTCATGGTGAAGAATTTCCACAAGCATATTACAGAGAACCGAATATAAGTGCAGTCTCAGAGACATAATCCACAAAATAAGAGGACACACCAAACCAATCTACATGCTAACATACAATCCATCCTAGTGCCGATTCCAATAAGCATTGTCCTTCCTATTGTTTCTGAACGCACACCATCCCAGAGAATACACAACAATGAGGAAGACAAGGAATATAACGTTTACAATAGCCACCTTCTTCCAGTTACTCTTTATGTTGTCAAGTAATCCAGCCTTGCACGACCCACAGTTGAAGCACAAAACCACTGGGTCATTCTCCCATGCATTGCAGTCAGGGTTAGTATAAGCACCGCCCTCTGTCTTGTTCCATTCAGTTGGTTTGACATAGATGAAATTGCAGTCATTTGATGGCTTGCAGCAACCAGACTGCAACTCAATGAACACATTAGGAGGCacattaaatttttgaaaatggtaGCATACAAATAATCAGAAAAGTGAGTCAAACCACTCACTGCAATCTATGACTCATTATAGACATGCACTTTGCACACTGTTCTTAATTTAATCAGTTAAAATTAGACGCAAGCCAACTAAAAAGGTATTAACAACAAGCATATATTTTGAGGGTGTTATGTTTGTCCTACAAGAATTGCATCAGTTCTAGCTCCTAAAAGTAGAACACAGAAGCACCAAATGAAAATTGGGATACCAAAAGATGTCCAACCATCCCATAAACGTCATAAAATCACAAGGGAACCATCTACAACTTGAGCACCCTAAAAAAATATCCAAGTGTCCTCCCAAAATTCATTATACAGTAGATGAAACTCTAATCTAGCACTAGTACCAAGCAAAGTGATTTCCtaatcaaaaatataaaaaaaaggccTCAATTTTCAGTTTAAGTAACACTCTGATCAAGCTGATATCAAGTTCACCTTATGGAAGCTACAACTAGTTTGATACAAATTCTGTATGAAGATGACATGCTGACAATAAGTTATTTCATTAAAAGCAAAAAAGACCCCACATGGGGACCGTGAAAACTGAATCCACGGAAGTTCTTGATAATTATACAACTACAACCTGGCTTTTCTCTGGGAACAAAGGACCTAAATGCATTTGAAGACCTAATCAGCTTTGACAATTTATACCACTACAAATATCACCACCTACCACCTATGATGCCCAAAATTGATGAAATAGACTAGAGATCTGAACAATGTGTTAAGATAATCCCAACTGCAATTAACCAAACACCCGAGGGAGCAAGactagaaattttttataaattactcTTAGGAACCAAAACTACAAAACTTCCTCCCAAGAAGCCAATTCatcaacaaaaaattaaataaaataataattggaaaaactcagaaattttaaaattagtccCAGGCATCATCTGCTGAAGAAAATTTTGCAATAGAGGACAATTTTAAGTAGCACCAGAATCCATTAGTTATAGACCATAATAAATCCATCAGTGCAAATTTAAcacaaatgaaatattaaagtagaaacccactaggtagaactcacacTTGAAAACCGGCTAACAAGGGAAGGGTGCCTAGGGACTTATAAACCACCAATCAATCTCATACTTAATCGATGTGGAATCGTGAATAGGGTGAGGAACCCGCATAATCGCCAATGAAGATTTATAAAGCAATAttacaacaaaatataaaattcaacaCCAACTTCATCagtaaattaaattaatctCCAACTCCAATTATAAAAGTTCATGATTGTTCAAAAAGTAGTCCAAGCAGATCTGTATCAGAAACCCATACAAAGTACGAAACTTTAGAAAGATAATCTGAGGAAAGAACTAAATGTTCTTTTTATCCTAAAGTTTCAAAAGGCTTCTACCTTTTCAAATAGACTACACAAATCAGATTTCTATCAAACAGATTCAGCatacaaagaaaatataaagaaagaaagaaagaaagaaaataggctaatcaaaacccaaaatcaaaGGGGACAAAAAGCCCCAGGTACCTGGAGCGCAGAGAGGTGCTCGGCATAGAATTGCTCGACAGTGTCGTTAAGGTACTTGTCAGCGAAACTGGAACAGACCTTGCTGTCATGCAAGCAACTCTTAATCTTGTTCCAGTTCTTGGTGTTGTTGACCCTGTTCTGAAGCCAGTTGGAGTAGTCGCCGAGCCTGTACTCCTTGTAGCCCCGGTAGGAGAGAGCCTCTCCGGCGCCCTTGTTAGTGACGGCGAAagcaaaaatggtgaaaacgGTGAGGAGGAGAATGAGGAGGAACATTACGAGGAGGTAGAACCAGAGGAGCCAGGAGACCTGGCAGCAGGCGCCAATGAGGCCGGCGAGGGAGACGAGCATGAGGAAGACACCAAGAACGATGACAGGCTTCTCGAGCCATCGCTCGCACTCGGAGTCCGCCTGGTTGCTGAGCCATACACCGGCGACGAGGATGGGAATGGAGAGCAGGAAGGTAACGAGGTTGAGGATCCCCACCAGGTTGTTGCTGACGCGGAACATGGTATGGTGGCTTTGGCTAGCGCTAGAGCGTAGGACCCCAATGGAATTCTGGGTTGGACTTGAGCATGCAGCCCGGAAATTGAAGCCGAACAAACGAGAACAGCCTGCAAATTCAGGAGCGGCGAAGTAAAGAATGtacctaacaatattttaaataccgTACCAGACGTATGTCAAagtattgaaataaaatattttaatatcaataaTACTTTATCTGAattagagttaaaaaaaatgcttataatttaaaaaaataaaaaaaaaataaaaaaatacaggcTGAAATATcagccggtaccggccgaaatataagCTAGTACGAAACGGATATAATACTTGTACCGGCCGTTCGACCAGTACGAAAACTTTCGaccgtactggccggtacggtaagaaatttaaaacactgataaGTAGTccaactaggggtgtaaatttaaaccagaaaatcagaccgaaccgaaccggaccggttggtcctatttgaaccggtccagtccgaaaccggttcctatattatgaaaaccggtcAGAACCTGTCCGATTTCGATTCTGTAGTTTCCggaaccagaccggaccgagccgaaccggttggaaaaaatatatctataaaagttaattttatatattatacaaaatatttatatatataagttttatgtataatatataattatatattaaatttttatatataatatataattatatatcatatgaaataattttatattataatttataaattataacataaaatgttaatcttaaatatgaacatttgtaatttgtttgatcatatattattaatataattatatataagataatgttattataatttataaaataaaagtttaatcttaaagataaaaatttaattgatcatatgttttaaacataatatatatattaaattattaataatattttattataagaagtaacatttttttatatattttttaaattttaaaaaaatcagaaaatcggATCGGACCAGACCGAAAATCGGTAAAATCTGATGTACTGGTAGTAATAAGGGTGTaatcagttttaaaaaatgaaaaactgatACATACCAATttgattctaaattttatttaaaattgaacCGAACTGAATCGACTACACCCCTAATAAGTACATTGAGAGCTATTACAAGGAAGCCCATTTTTCTATATGAAACGCACAAATTTACTGATGTAGATaagtaaaggaaaataaaattaaaaaatataataaaataacaaaaagtcaAATCGAagcttctttttactttttactttttctcccTCGTATGTATTGTCTCTCATCCTTCTACCTATAAACGTCGAAaacaaggaaatatttttttcctgcaCCGACGAATCGTTCATCCTCCGCTCCGCAGCATTTCACGCGTCCAAGAGAAGGTAATCACCTCTCTCTCCCTGCTCTGTGTAAGGGAAGGaatttctaaacatatttttttgagtAAAATACGTGTGTAAATGATCTGTAAATTTTGGATAATCTGAGATTACTCTCTTTAcactttattttcatttgtatgtgtatttagtgatttttaactaaattaatagcatctattttatttttatttgtatgtgTATACTTTAGGCCTTCTACAgcttaaaaaatttgaaaaaaaaatgcaggcaGCCATGGCCAAGATTTGCAgtgtttttttcttaaagaaatcatttttatgtacattctcaaattttaaagttGACTTGATAGTTTTTAGTTGTGTAGATTTGATGTGAAATTAGAAGGAAGGGTAAAAACCAGATCTCAAATGAAAAACGAGCAAAGGTTCTGCGGGAGGTCCTCTTTCAAATGAAAAACGAGCAGATTGTTCTATTTTAAAGAAGGTTAAATTGGACATTTCCTATTTCGTGCGTTTCGTGTTTTATAATTGTCGTGCGATATAgcatttggaaggaaaaattctatttatcttAATGTAccacacatcatatttttttttatttttttttaacaaatatgtcatatatagatgatgaatagaataattcaattagtttaaaaaaatatctaaaaaaattaaaaataaatgtgatgtAGGTAAATGATAAGTAGtaaaattcatttgaaaaatctAACCGTGTTATATATACTACAAGCTTTGTTATATTATCACACAcaacacacttatttttatttgttttattatttttaaactaattaaatttttctacttattattcatacaccacatatttaataactaaaaaaaattaaaaaattatatatggtgtgtgctataaaaatgataagtaaaaattttcatatatcacacgtttcaaaaaatttacatattcaCGTGGCTTATACACACTACTTTCATTTGAAAagacagaataaaaaaaaaattgagtagaAGTTATAATATGGTCGTGtctatactattttttaataaataagttcttataaaaaaactaattttttaataaatcttaagctttatattttaaatgattaaaattttgcttttaaactattaaaaactaaaatttatatttattttaactatCATAATTGAgctaagataaaatttaataatttaataattttaatatataattcaattgCAGGTAGCTTATAATCtcgagaattttataaaatatcttgtgATTTCAAGATGTAATATGTGCGTGTATAAATAACACAgacattttacaatttttacggaagttctcaataaatattattattttttgaatttatctcAAACTTGTTTGAACTTAatgtgtttgaatttaaaaataacaatattttattaaaaattctgaaattataaaatagtttattcaaattattcgtaattactaataattaacattttatgcGCGAAAGTTTTGCCTGCTCGAAATAaggtaaaaaggaaaaaagagtgaaatttggCGTGGTAAATCATAGTGACTTTTGGTGAAAAACGTGTCTACTTTGGGATTAAATTCATAGCTAATTAAggtccgtttggatagtaaaaatgtttaatctcatctcatctcttcattataatttttttaaatttttacacaaaatataataaataattcaactttttaattcttaaaacaataataatattaaaatataatattctaacaatattttattcaactttcaacttttatctcaactcactaacCCAAACGGCACCGGGGCTCGTTTGggaagtgaaatgagatgagaattttgtgaatagtagtaaaatagtttgaattgagttttttttagattttgaaaaatgagagagaaaattttgaataaaaaatattataaatttaaaatattgttagaatataattttataatattatttttatttgagatttaaaaaaattgaatta
This genomic interval from Juglans microcarpa x Juglans regia isolate MS1-56 chromosome 4D, Jm3101_v1.0, whole genome shotgun sequence contains the following:
- the LOC121259857 gene encoding WAT1-related protein At4g30420-like isoform X1; its protein translation is MQVPISASVPDHIYSSTWMLFLAMLQAAMVTLVLEHEPEAWYLHSFVELGCCLFGGIGSAVTFFVQAWCISQRGPLFSAMFFPLCTVMTTVLAYMFLHEELYTGSLLGAFAVIIGLYVVLWG
- the LOC121259857 gene encoding WAT1-related protein At4g30420-like isoform X2 — protein: MQVPISASVPDHIYSSTWMLFLAMLQAAMVTLVLEHEPEAWYLHSFVELGCCLFGAWCISQRGPLFSAMFFPLCTVMTTVLAYMFLHEELYTGSLLGAFAVIIGLYVVLWG
- the LOC121259856 gene encoding tetraspanin-8-like: MFRVSNNLVGILNLVTFLLSIPILVAGVWLSNQADSECERWLEKPVIVLGVFLMLVSLAGLIGACCQVSWLLWFYLLVMFLLILLLTVFTIFAFAVTNKGAGEALSYRGYKEYRLGDYSNWLQNRVNNTKNWNKIKSCLHDSKVCSSFADKYLNDTVEQFYAEHLSALQSGCCKPSNDCNFIYVKPTEWNKTEGGAYTNPDCNAWENDPVVLCFNCGSCKAGLLDNIKSNWKKVAIVNVIFLVFLIVVYSLGWCAFRNNRKDNAYWNRH